From a region of the Chrysemys picta bellii isolate R12L10 chromosome 7, ASM1138683v2, whole genome shotgun sequence genome:
- the LOC135972690 gene encoding uncharacterized protein LOC135972690, whose amino-acid sequence MESSQDRKRAPAWTEREVRDLLAIWGDEAVIAELRSSKRNGKVLEKISKAMKDRGHNRDTQQCRVKIKELRQAYHKAREANGRSGAEPQTCRYYAELHAILGGAATTTPTVCYDSLTGETHREDGSGNEEDDDDGGTVGSSQQQGSGETGFPNSQDMFVTLDLEPVTPELTQDPQGTQETSAANVSPSQRLVNIRKRKRRTRDEMFTELQMSAQADRAQQNAWRQSMTEMRKAQYEREERWRAESREEQSKWRAEDDRWRQLADRRQEAMLRLLEHQTDMLERMVELQERQQEQRPPLQPLCNQQPSSPSSIASSPRRPRTRWGGLRPPSHSTPDDRPSIRRLAFNKS is encoded by the exons atggagtcctcccaggatcgcaaaagagctccagcatggaccgaacgggaggtacgagatctgctcgccatatggggagatgaagcagtgatagctgaactccgtagcagtaaaagaaatggaaaagtattagaaaagatctccaaggccatgaaggaccgaggccataacagggacacacagcagtgccgcgtgaaaattaaggagctacggcaagcttaccacaaagccagagaagcaaacggaaggtccggggcagagccgcaaacttgccgctactacgcggagctgcatgcgatcctagggggtgcagccaccactaccccaaccgtgtgctatgactctctcactggagaaacacacagggaagacggttcggggaacgaggaggatgatgacgatggaggtactgtaggtagctcacagcagcaaggaagcggagaaaccggtttccccaacagccaggatatgtttgtgaccctggacctggaaccagtaacccccgaactcacccaagaccctcagggcacacaggagacctctg ctgcaaatgtttctccttcgcagaggctcgtgaacattagaaagagaaaacgtaggacgagggacgagatgttcacggagctgcagatgtccgcccaggctgatagagcacagcagaatgcgtggaggcagtcaatgacggagatgagaaaagcccaatatgaacgagaggagaggtggcgggctgaatcgcgggaagaacagagcaagtggcgggctgaagacgataggtggcgtcagcttgcagacagacggcaagaggcaatgctccgtctgctggagcatcaaactgatatgctcgagcgtatggttgagttgcaggaaaggcagcaggagcagagaccgccgctacagcccctgtgtaaccaacagccctcctccccaagttccatagcctcctcacccagacgcccaagaacacggtgggggggcctccgtccacccagtcactccaccccagatgatcgcccaagcatcagaaggctggccttcaataagagttaa